The Synechococcus sp. Nb3U1 genome contains a region encoding:
- the mnmE gene encoding tRNA uridine-5-carboxymethylaminomethyl(34) synthesis GTPase MnmE — protein sequence MDATAPLADTIAAIATAVVPEQGSVGIVRLSGSQALSIAQAIFTPARPQQRWISHQMIYGWIRDEKGQTLDEALAVWMQAPRSYTREDVVELHCHGGIMVVQATLQQCLRQGSRLAQPGEFSLRAFLNGRIDLTQAESVADLVAARSPQAAQMALAGLQGKLAESIRALRQQLLSLLAEIEARLDFEEDLPPLDIPDWQEQVQQCQSQIQTLLATAARGELLRTGLKVAIVGRPNVGKSSLLNAWSGQDRAIVTALPGTTRDVVESNLVVRGIPIQLLDTAGIRDTDDPVERLGVERSTRLAQAADILVLVIDAQVGWTEADAAIYESIRHRPLILVVNKTDLAPLEGISLPPEIAYRIPTVAAQGEGIPALETAVEQIACQGRPQPNVAVSLNQRQAAALIQAQASLEQVDKSLQEQLPLDFWTIDLRAALHALGQVTGEEISESVLDQIFSRFCIGK from the coding sequence ATGGATGCAACCGCTCCTCTTGCCGATACGATTGCTGCCATTGCTACTGCGGTGGTACCCGAACAGGGCAGCGTTGGGATCGTGCGCCTTTCAGGATCCCAGGCCCTCTCCATCGCCCAGGCCATTTTTACCCCCGCCCGCCCCCAGCAGCGCTGGATCAGCCACCAAATGATCTACGGCTGGATCCGCGACGAAAAGGGGCAAACCCTGGACGAAGCTTTGGCGGTGTGGATGCAAGCGCCCCGTTCCTATACCCGTGAGGATGTGGTGGAATTGCATTGTCACGGAGGGATCATGGTGGTACAGGCGACGCTGCAGCAGTGTCTGCGACAGGGATCCCGTCTAGCCCAACCGGGGGAATTTAGCCTGCGTGCCTTCTTGAATGGCCGGATTGATCTCACCCAAGCTGAAAGTGTGGCGGATCTGGTGGCGGCCCGTTCCCCACAGGCGGCCCAAATGGCGCTGGCGGGCTTGCAGGGTAAGTTGGCGGAATCCATTCGCGCCCTAAGGCAACAGTTGCTGAGTTTATTGGCAGAGATCGAGGCCCGCCTCGACTTTGAAGAGGATCTGCCCCCTTTGGATATTCCGGATTGGCAAGAGCAAGTGCAGCAATGTCAAAGCCAGATACAAACTCTGTTGGCCACTGCAGCACGGGGAGAACTACTGCGTACCGGCCTTAAGGTCGCCATCGTCGGGCGCCCCAATGTGGGCAAATCCAGCCTGCTCAATGCCTGGTCGGGCCAGGATCGGGCCATCGTCACGGCTCTGCCGGGCACGACCCGTGATGTGGTGGAGTCCAATCTGGTAGTGCGAGGGATCCCGATACAACTACTGGATACCGCTGGCATTCGGGATACGGATGATCCGGTGGAACGGCTGGGGGTAGAACGCTCCACTCGCCTGGCGCAAGCAGCCGATATTTTAGTGCTGGTGATCGATGCACAGGTCGGCTGGACAGAAGCAGATGCCGCCATTTACGAGTCCATCCGCCATCGCCCCCTGATCCTGGTGGTCAACAAAACCGATCTGGCCCCCCTCGAAGGAATCTCCCTGCCCCCTGAAATTGCCTATCGCATCCCGACAGTGGCCGCCCAAGGAGAAGGGATCCCGGCCCTAGAAACCGCCGTCGAGCAGATTGCCTGCCAAGGTCGCCCGCAGCCCAACGTGGCCGTGAGCCTGAACCAACGGCAAGCTGCTGCCCTGATCCAAGCCCAAGCTAGCCTGGAACAGGTAGACAAATCCCTTCAGGAGCAGCTTCCCCTGGATTTTTGGACAATCGACCTACGCGCCGCCCTCCATGCCCTTGGACAAGTTACAGGCGAAGAAATCTCAGAGTCAGTCTTAGATCAAATCTTCAGCCGCTTCTGCATCGGCAAGTAG
- the dps gene encoding DNA starvation/stationary phase protection protein Dps, whose product MLTTAKTRLYSTHIDLPEDARVELVALLNQALANTLDLKTQVKQAHWNVKGMNFIALHEMFDTFASTLEEYVDMLAERVTALGGVARGTARIVAQTSALPEYDLAAEEGRDHLQALASRYGQYAAATRSNIDRTAELGDADTADLFTEISRQIDKDLWFIEAHLQA is encoded by the coding sequence ATGTTAACCACCGCGAAAACCCGTCTATACTCCACCCACATCGATCTACCCGAAGACGCTCGTGTCGAACTGGTGGCCCTACTCAATCAGGCGCTTGCCAACACATTGGATCTGAAAACCCAGGTGAAACAAGCCCACTGGAACGTCAAGGGCATGAACTTCATCGCCCTGCACGAGATGTTTGATACCTTTGCCAGCACCCTGGAAGAATACGTCGATATGCTGGCAGAACGGGTCACTGCTTTGGGGGGGGTTGCGCGAGGCACCGCTCGTATTGTTGCTCAAACCTCCGCCCTGCCGGAATATGACCTAGCTGCCGAAGAAGGCCGGGATCACCTACAGGCCTTAGCCAGCCGCTATGGCCAGTACGCAGCAGCCACCCGCAGCAACATCGATCGCACTGCCGAACTGGGGGATGCGGATACCGCCGATCTGTTCACGGAAATCTCCCGCCAGATTGACAAAGATCTCTGGTTCATCGAGGCTCACTTACAGGCGTAA
- a CDS encoding tetratricopeptide repeat protein produces the protein MGMNAPLLYLSALAGILGVAGFFILREVLRVRAQEKVLNQLQPRLSKEKGSPQEHYELGSVYLQKRLYDQAIAQMKKALEVAGEDIPPVCNALGFAYFSQQQYDLAIRYYKDAVTADPDYVTAWNNLAHAYEKKNLYGSSLEAYETALKLDPKNAVAKRRSDSLRKRLQPNA, from the coding sequence ATGGGCATGAATGCTCCGCTCCTTTACCTTTCTGCATTGGCTGGCATTCTCGGGGTGGCGGGCTTCTTCATCCTGCGGGAGGTGTTGCGGGTACGGGCACAAGAAAAAGTGCTCAACCAACTGCAACCCCGGCTCAGCAAAGAGAAGGGATCCCCGCAGGAGCATTACGAGCTGGGCAGTGTCTATCTGCAAAAGCGCCTTTACGATCAAGCTATTGCTCAGATGAAAAAGGCCCTAGAAGTGGCAGGAGAAGACATTCCCCCTGTCTGTAACGCCCTTGGTTTTGCCTATTTCAGCCAACAGCAATACGATTTGGCCATCCGCTACTACAAAGATGCGGTTACTGCAGATCCAGATTATGTGACCGCCTGGAATAATCTAGCCCATGCCTATGAGAAGAAAAATCTCTATGGATCAAGCCTAGAAGCCTACGAAACTGCCCTGAAATTGGACCCAAAGAATGCTGTGGCCAAACGCCGCTCGGACTCGCTGCGCAAACGCCTGCAACCGAACGCCTGA
- the gpmI gene encoding 2,3-bisphosphoglycerate-independent phosphoglycerate mutase: MDAQSVAPVVLVILDGWGHRDTLDGNAVLGAETPVLDSLWAAYPHTLLEASGRAVGLPAGQMGNSEVGHLTLGAGRVVPQELVRISDAVETGSLFQEPLLVDLCRTLKERGGRLHLLGLCSKGGVHSHIDHLYGLLKLAAQAQVPAYIHAITDGRDTLPREGATVLAALQKELDLLGNGVIATLSGRYYAMDRDRRWDRIQKAYEVMTEDGPGQSRSAAEVTQEFYNQDLTDEFIPPTRLAPGAVQAGDAVIFFNFRPDRARQLTQAFVCPDFSGFERPLLPNLTFITMTQYEADLPVEVLFKPQNLDHLLGQVVSEANLKQLRIAETEKYAHVTYFFNGGIEQPFPGEDRILVQSPMVTTYDQAPEMSAVEVTEKVVEAIARREYSLVILNYANTDMVGHTGNYEATVRALETVDQCIGRLLAAVVDVGGTTLILADHGNAEVMWDEDHNPWTAHTTNPVPCILVEGEGRKIPGYGTDVKLRSDGSLADVAPTLLQILGLPQPQEMTGRSLLQPAEYSVQRRPTPVVR; encoded by the coding sequence ATGGACGCGCAATCGGTGGCACCTGTGGTTTTGGTGATCCTGGATGGCTGGGGTCACCGGGATACCCTCGATGGCAATGCGGTATTGGGCGCCGAAACCCCCGTCCTGGACAGCCTCTGGGCTGCCTATCCCCACACCCTTCTGGAAGCCTCTGGACGAGCGGTAGGTCTGCCCGCTGGTCAAATGGGCAACTCCGAAGTCGGGCACCTCACCCTGGGGGCCGGTCGGGTAGTGCCTCAAGAACTGGTGCGCATCAGTGATGCGGTGGAAACAGGATCCCTATTTCAAGAGCCGCTGCTGGTGGATCTCTGCCGCACCCTTAAGGAACGGGGTGGCCGCCTGCACCTGTTGGGACTGTGTTCCAAGGGGGGAGTCCACTCCCATATTGACCACCTCTACGGTCTGCTCAAACTGGCGGCACAAGCACAGGTTCCCGCCTATATCCACGCCATCACCGATGGCCGCGATACCTTGCCGCGCGAAGGTGCCACGGTTTTGGCCGCCCTGCAAAAGGAGTTGGATCTGTTGGGCAACGGCGTCATCGCCACCCTGAGCGGCCGTTACTATGCCATGGATCGGGATCGCCGCTGGGATCGGATACAAAAAGCCTACGAAGTGATGACTGAAGATGGCCCCGGCCAGAGTCGCAGTGCTGCCGAGGTGACCCAAGAGTTTTATAACCAAGACCTGACGGATGAGTTCATCCCCCCCACCCGCCTCGCTCCCGGGGCTGTTCAAGCTGGGGATGCCGTGATCTTCTTTAATTTCCGCCCCGACCGTGCTCGCCAGCTCACCCAAGCCTTTGTCTGCCCCGATTTTTCCGGCTTTGAGCGCCCGTTGCTGCCCAACTTGACTTTCATCACCATGACCCAGTACGAAGCGGATTTGCCGGTGGAGGTACTGTTTAAACCCCAGAATCTGGATCATCTGCTCGGCCAAGTGGTGAGCGAGGCAAATCTGAAGCAGTTGCGCATTGCTGAAACCGAGAAGTACGCCCATGTCACCTATTTCTTCAATGGCGGTATCGAGCAGCCTTTCCCCGGCGAAGATCGTATTTTGGTGCAAAGCCCGATGGTCACTACCTACGACCAAGCGCCGGAAATGTCGGCAGTGGAAGTCACCGAGAAAGTCGTCGAAGCTATCGCCCGCCGTGAATACAGCCTGGTGATCCTTAACTATGCCAACACAGACATGGTCGGTCATACCGGCAACTATGAAGCGACGGTGCGGGCCCTAGAAACGGTGGATCAGTGTATCGGCAGGCTGCTGGCAGCCGTGGTGGATGTGGGCGGCACAACCCTGATCTTGGCGGATCACGGCAATGCTGAGGTGATGTGGGATGAAGACCACAACCCCTGGACAGCCCACACCACCAACCCCGTTCCCTGTATTTTGGTGGAAGGGGAAGGCCGGAAGATCCCCGGCTATGGTACAGATGTGAAGTTACGCTCCGACGGCAGCCTGGCGGATGTAGCTCCCACCCTCTTGCAAATTCTCGGCTTACCCCAGCCTCAAGAGATGACGGGCCGATCCCTGTTGCAGCCAGCAGAATACTCCGTGCAGCGACGTCCGACTCCGGTGGTGCGCTAG
- a CDS encoding DUF7734 family protein produces MTALPWPLVLERYSQKHPQEVLRVQLEGEEGSDLVLIYRGFSSSLMRFTPHNPDEAVISPTARFVQLERLTAPYHPNQSKILATYRQWSDLQAWLAEAGIPVVEDPKLEG; encoded by the coding sequence ATGACAGCTTTGCCTTGGCCCCTGGTCCTAGAACGCTACAGCCAAAAGCACCCCCAGGAAGTATTGCGGGTGCAGCTAGAGGGGGAGGAGGGATCCGACTTGGTGTTGATTTATCGGGGCTTCAGCAGCTCCCTCATGCGGTTCACTCCCCATAATCCTGATGAGGCAGTCATTTCCCCCACAGCCCGGTTTGTGCAACTGGAGCGGCTGACTGCCCCCTACCATCCCAACCAATCGAAAATCCTGGCCACCTACAGGCAGTGGTCAGATCTGCAGGCATGGCTTGCGGAAGCTGGGATCCCCGTGGTTGAGGATCCCAAGCTAGAGGGATAA
- a CDS encoding DUF3177 family protein has protein sequence MIPQGWLVDAIWLDYSLAVALTVVLPLSLLVWAFGVGLRPLIQLLIVYWRVSSLLAVTVYLMIAGLPVSFLTGAMARLLILVCVWFWADWSAALQQSRTWAARVFLLWRWSLTGYMGVGILFSGAFVPCAFRGSLSEACRAWLAPPLGFREIFHPNVPVELLGGVGAFGLVAYLLYSVYFVWRLRPGGPLNSISTGAEE, from the coding sequence ATGATCCCACAGGGCTGGCTGGTAGATGCCATTTGGCTGGACTACAGTTTGGCGGTGGCTCTAACGGTGGTGCTGCCCCTGAGCCTGTTGGTTTGGGCTTTTGGGGTGGGGTTACGCCCCTTGATCCAGCTGTTAATTGTCTACTGGCGGGTGTCTAGCCTGTTGGCGGTGACAGTATATTTGATGATCGCTGGCCTGCCGGTGAGTTTTTTGACGGGAGCGATGGCGCGACTGCTGATCTTGGTCTGTGTTTGGTTTTGGGCCGATTGGAGTGCGGCCCTGCAGCAGTCCAGGACGTGGGCGGCGCGGGTTTTTCTGCTTTGGCGTTGGAGCTTAACTGGGTATATGGGAGTGGGGATCCTCTTTTCAGGGGCGTTTGTGCCCTGTGCTTTTCGCGGATCCCTGTCGGAGGCTTGTCGAGCTTGGTTGGCGCCGCCCCTGGGGTTTCGAGAGATCTTTCACCCGAATGTGCCGGTGGAGCTGTTGGGGGGTGTGGGGGCCTTTGGCTTGGTGGCCTATCTGCTCTATAGCGTTTACTTTGTGTGGCGGTTGCGACCCGGCGGCCCGCTGAACTCTATCTCCACAGGAGCGGAGGAATGA
- the atpB gene encoding F0F1 ATP synthase subunit A codes for MNLSFFSHPFLAELEVGHHLYWHLGKFTVHGQVLIASWIAIALILTVVVLGTRQLQREPSGLQNFVEYALEFVQGIARAQIGEKNFRPWVPYIGTLFLFIFVSNWMGNLFPWKLIELPEGELASPTNDINTTAGLALLTSVMYFVAGISKRGLSYFKKYIEPTPILLPINVLEDFTKPLSLSFRLFGNILAEELVIAVLVLLVPLFIPVPVMILFLFTGAIQALIFSTLSAAYIGEALEGHGGGEHHD; via the coding sequence ATGAACCTGTCCTTCTTCTCTCACCCTTTCCTGGCAGAACTGGAGGTTGGCCATCACCTCTACTGGCACCTCGGCAAATTCACGGTTCACGGGCAGGTTTTGATCGCCAGCTGGATCGCCATCGCCCTGATCCTGACGGTGGTGGTGCTGGGCACTCGCCAACTGCAGCGGGAGCCCAGCGGCCTGCAAAACTTCGTCGAATACGCCCTGGAATTTGTGCAAGGCATTGCCCGTGCCCAGATTGGCGAGAAAAACTTCCGCCCTTGGGTACCCTACATCGGCACCTTGTTCCTGTTCATTTTTGTCTCCAATTGGATGGGCAATCTCTTCCCCTGGAAGTTGATCGAGCTACCGGAAGGGGAACTGGCCTCCCCCACCAACGACATCAATACCACCGCCGGATTGGCCCTGCTCACCAGCGTCATGTATTTCGTGGCGGGCATTAGCAAGCGGGGCCTGTCTTATTTCAAAAAGTACATCGAGCCGACGCCGATCTTGCTGCCGATCAACGTCCTGGAAGACTTCACCAAGCCCCTCTCCCTCAGCTTCCGACTGTTTGGCAATATTTTGGCGGAAGAATTGGTGATCGCGGTGTTGGTCTTGCTGGTGCCTTTGTTTATCCCGGTGCCGGTGATGATTTTGTTCCTGTTCACGGGGGCAATTCAAGCTTTGATCTTCTCGACCCTCTCGGCTGCCTATATCGGGGAGGCATTAGAAGGTCATGGGGGCGGGGAACACCACGACTGA
- the atpE gene encoding ATP synthase F0 subunit C, with protein sequence MDPLTSAASVLAAALAIGLGSLGPGIGQGNAAAAAMEGVARQPEAEDKIRGNLLVSLAFMEALTIYGLVVALVLLFANPFA encoded by the coding sequence ATGGATCCATTAACCTCTGCTGCTTCCGTTCTGGCTGCTGCTCTGGCCATCGGTCTGGGATCCCTGGGCCCTGGGATCGGTCAGGGGAACGCCGCTGCCGCTGCCATGGAAGGGGTAGCCCGTCAGCCGGAAGCCGAAGACAAAATTCGCGGTAACCTACTGGTCAGTCTTGCGTTCATGGAAGCCTTGACCATCTACGGCTTGGTGGTGGCCTTGGTGCTTTTGTTCGCCAACCCCTTTGCCTAA
- a CDS encoding F0F1 ATP synthase subunit B', translating into MLSQTLLAAEVAEKGGLFDFDATLPLIAIQFLLLVAVLNALFYEPVTRTMDGRSDYIRTTQAEAQERLDKVVTLTRQYEAEISQARLKAQQLIAEAEAAAARIRSEKLAAVQAELQEKLETARIRVEEEKQAALSQLQQQVDAIAAQITQKLLGSAR; encoded by the coding sequence ATGCTCTCTCAAACCCTGTTGGCTGCTGAAGTTGCTGAAAAAGGTGGGCTATTCGATTTCGATGCCACCCTGCCTCTGATCGCCATTCAGTTTTTGCTGTTGGTGGCAGTGCTCAACGCTCTGTTTTATGAGCCAGTCACCCGCACCATGGACGGTCGTAGCGACTACATCCGCACCACCCAAGCGGAAGCGCAAGAACGTTTGGATAAAGTGGTGACCCTGACTCGCCAGTACGAGGCTGAGATCAGTCAAGCTCGCCTCAAAGCCCAGCAGCTAATTGCCGAAGCCGAAGCGGCGGCAGCACGGATCCGATCTGAAAAATTGGCGGCCGTTCAGGCAGAGCTGCAAGAAAAGCTGGAGACTGCCCGAATCCGGGTGGAGGAAGAGAAACAAGCAGCCCTGAGCCAACTGCAACAACAGGTGGATGCCATCGCTGCCCAGATTACCCAGAAGCTACTGGGTAGCGCCCGCTAA
- a CDS encoding F0F1 ATP synthase subunit B yields the protein MIPSLMPSWILAVTEPVAETMEILEDSEEGDLFAKVLDSNLVNIAIILTLLFILGRKVVGEALAKRRESILEELQQAEQRKQEAIERLADQQQKLAQAQQEAERIRQQAEANAEARRRELLEQADREIERLWATAEKDVSTEQERVLKELRLQIVRQALSKVEEELPQHLSDQVQQRLIDQGIQMIAR from the coding sequence ATGATACCCAGCCTGATGCCCAGTTGGATCCTTGCCGTCACTGAGCCGGTGGCCGAGACCATGGAAATTCTTGAAGACTCCGAAGAGGGGGATCTGTTCGCCAAGGTTCTCGATAGCAACCTGGTCAACATTGCCATTATTCTCACCCTGCTCTTCATCCTGGGTCGCAAGGTGGTGGGTGAAGCCCTGGCCAAACGGCGGGAGAGCATCTTAGAAGAATTGCAACAAGCGGAGCAACGAAAGCAGGAAGCGATCGAGAGGCTGGCGGATCAGCAGCAAAAGCTGGCCCAAGCCCAGCAGGAGGCCGAGCGCATTCGTCAGCAGGCGGAAGCCAATGCCGAAGCCCGTCGCCGAGAATTACTAGAGCAGGCGGATCGGGAAATTGAACGGCTGTGGGCCACTGCCGAAAAAGATGTGTCTACTGAGCAGGAGCGGGTCTTAAAGGAGTTGCGCCTGCAAATCGTGCGCCAGGCTCTGAGCAAGGTAGAGGAAGAGTTGCCACAACACCTCAGCGATCAGGTGCAGCAGAGGTTGATCGACCAAGGGATCCAGATGATCGCCCGCTAG
- the atpH gene encoding ATP synthase F1 subunit delta: MTSSAITEQVVDPYAEALISLGSGQGILDTFAADIRFIAAVLQSSPELGEFLANPVIKTESKKDLLQQVFAEQIHPLLLNTLKLLADRRRIMFLGAVCRRFLDLQRKLQNIALAQVTTAVALTEAQQQSIRERVMDFTQASSVELQTTEDPALIGGVIIKVGSQVIDLSLRGQLRRLTLQLT, from the coding sequence ATGACCAGCAGTGCAATTACCGAACAGGTGGTGGATCCCTATGCCGAGGCTCTTATTTCTCTGGGTTCTGGCCAGGGAATATTGGATACCTTTGCTGCCGACATTCGCTTCATCGCCGCTGTCCTCCAGTCCTCACCGGAGCTAGGAGAGTTTTTGGCCAACCCTGTGATCAAGACCGAGTCGAAAAAGGACTTGTTGCAGCAGGTGTTTGCGGAGCAGATTCACCCTCTGCTGTTAAATACCCTCAAGCTACTGGCTGACCGTCGCCGCATCATGTTTTTGGGGGCAGTCTGTCGGCGCTTTTTGGATCTGCAACGGAAGCTGCAGAACATCGCTTTGGCTCAAGTGACCACGGCTGTGGCTCTGACGGAAGCCCAGCAACAGTCCATCCGTGAGCGGGTGATGGACTTCACCCAGGCTAGCAGTGTGGAGTTGCAAACCACCGAAGACCCGGCCCTAATTGGTGGAGTGATCATCAAGGTTGGATCCCAGGTGATCGACCTGAGTTTGCGCGGCCAGTTACGGCGTCTCACTCTACAGTTGACCTAA
- the atpA gene encoding F0F1 ATP synthase subunit alpha yields MATIRPDEISTIIKQQIEQYNQELQVSNVGTVLQVGDGIARIYGLDKVMASELLEFEDGTTGIALNLEEDNIGAVLIGSGRNIQEGSTVKSTGKIASIPVGEALLGRVVDPLCNPIDGKGPINCSDSRLIESPAPGIIDRRSVYEPLQTGITAIDALIPIGRGQRELIIGDRQTGKTTVAVDTILNQKGQDVICIYVAIGQKQSTVAQVVGTLAERGALEYSIVVAAGADSPAPLQWLAPYCGATIAEHFMYQGKHTLVVYDDLSKQAVAYRQMSLLLRRPPGREAYPGDVFYLHSRLLERAAKLSTELGEGSMTALPIVETQANDVSAYIPTNVISITDGQIFLESDLFNAGIRPAINVGISVSRVGSAAQTKAMKKVAGSIKVELAQFRDLEAFAQFASDLDEATQKQLARGQRLQEVLKQPQYSPLSVDQQVAVIYSGTRGYLDDIPVDKVASFKQGLLTYLNSTHAKFGEIVRSTKQLTEEAEEILKTAITEFKQSFSAKTA; encoded by the coding sequence ATGGCTACCATTCGCCCTGACGAGATCAGCACCATCATCAAGCAGCAGATTGAGCAGTACAACCAGGAGCTGCAAGTCTCCAACGTTGGGACTGTCCTGCAGGTCGGTGATGGCATTGCCCGCATCTACGGCCTGGATAAGGTGATGGCCAGTGAACTGCTGGAGTTTGAAGATGGTACCACCGGCATTGCCCTCAACCTGGAAGAAGACAACATTGGCGCGGTGTTGATCGGCTCGGGGCGCAACATTCAGGAGGGATCCACCGTCAAATCCACCGGCAAAATTGCTAGTATTCCCGTCGGGGAAGCGCTCCTAGGCCGCGTCGTGGATCCCCTCTGCAACCCCATCGATGGCAAGGGCCCCATCAACTGTAGCGATTCTCGCTTGATCGAATCTCCTGCCCCGGGTATCATCGATCGACGCTCCGTGTACGAGCCTCTGCAAACCGGTATCACCGCCATCGATGCCCTCATCCCCATCGGTCGCGGCCAGCGGGAGCTGATTATCGGCGACCGCCAAACCGGCAAAACCACCGTTGCTGTGGACACGATCCTGAACCAGAAAGGGCAGGATGTGATTTGCATCTACGTCGCCATTGGCCAAAAACAGAGCACCGTTGCCCAAGTGGTGGGAACCCTGGCCGAGCGGGGTGCCCTCGAATACAGCATTGTGGTGGCCGCTGGTGCCGATAGCCCTGCCCCACTGCAGTGGCTAGCTCCCTATTGTGGAGCTACCATCGCCGAGCACTTCATGTACCAGGGCAAGCACACCTTGGTGGTCTACGATGACCTCTCCAAGCAGGCGGTGGCCTATCGGCAAATGTCGTTGCTGCTGCGTCGCCCACCCGGTCGGGAAGCCTATCCGGGCGATGTGTTTTATCTGCACTCCCGGTTATTAGAGCGGGCCGCCAAGCTGAGTACCGAACTGGGCGAGGGATCCATGACCGCCCTACCGATTGTGGAAACCCAGGCCAACGACGTGTCTGCTTACATTCCCACCAATGTCATCTCCATCACCGATGGGCAGATCTTCCTGGAGTCCGACCTGTTCAACGCCGGGATCCGCCCTGCTATTAACGTGGGGATTTCCGTCAGCCGTGTCGGCTCTGCCGCCCAAACCAAAGCGATGAAAAAGGTGGCCGGCTCCATCAAGGTGGAGTTAGCCCAGTTCCGCGATTTGGAAGCTTTTGCCCAGTTTGCCTCTGACCTAGACGAAGCAACCCAAAAGCAACTAGCCCGTGGCCAACGCCTGCAGGAGGTGCTGAAGCAGCCACAATACTCTCCCCTGTCGGTGGATCAACAGGTGGCGGTGATCTACTCCGGTACCCGAGGCTACCTGGATGACATTCCGGTGGACAAAGTGGCCAGCTTTAAGCAAGGTCTACTCACCTACCTGAACAGCACCCATGCCAAGTTCGGCGAGATCGTCCGCTCCACCAAACAACTGACGGAAGAAGCAGAAGAGATCCTCAAAACCGCCATCACCGAGTTCAAGCAAAGCTTCTCGGCAAAAACCGCCTGA
- a CDS encoding F0F1 ATP synthase subunit gamma — protein sequence MANLKGIRDRIKSVKNTRKITEAMRLVAAARVRRAQEQVNATRPFADRLAQVFYRLQTRLRLEDVNLPLLQQRPIQTVGLLVVSGDRGLCGAYNSNIIKRTEERIREVQEAGGQVELYLIGRKAVQYFQRRSAPIAKTYMNLSQIPSAAEAAQIGDQLLSAFLSEKVDKVELIYTRFVSLISSRPVVQSILPLDPSRLATQDDEIFNLLVRGGEFTVERSKVIATVSAPPQDMIFEQDPVQILDALLPLYLNNQLLRALQESAASELAARMTAMNNASDNASELIRSLGLSYNKARQAAITQEILEVVAGAQAL from the coding sequence ATGGCAAACCTGAAGGGTATCCGCGATCGGATCAAGTCAGTCAAAAACACCCGCAAGATCACCGAGGCAATGCGTTTGGTGGCGGCAGCTCGGGTACGGCGCGCCCAGGAACAAGTGAATGCCACCCGTCCCTTTGCGGATCGCTTGGCACAAGTGTTTTATCGGCTGCAAACCCGTCTGCGGCTAGAAGATGTCAACCTGCCCCTACTCCAACAGCGCCCGATCCAAACAGTGGGCCTGCTGGTGGTGTCCGGGGATCGGGGCCTGTGTGGGGCCTACAATTCCAACATCATCAAACGCACCGAAGAGCGTATCCGGGAAGTCCAGGAGGCGGGTGGCCAAGTGGAACTTTACCTGATCGGGCGCAAAGCAGTGCAGTATTTTCAGCGGCGCTCTGCCCCGATAGCCAAAACCTATATGAACTTGTCTCAGATCCCTTCTGCAGCTGAAGCAGCACAAATTGGGGATCAGTTGCTCTCCGCTTTCCTTTCTGAAAAAGTGGATAAGGTGGAGCTGATTTACACCCGCTTTGTCTCCTTGATTAGTTCTCGCCCTGTGGTGCAATCCATTTTGCCCTTGGATCCCTCGCGGTTGGCCACTCAGGACGACGAAATTTTCAACCTGTTGGTGCGCGGTGGAGAATTTACCGTCGAACGCAGCAAAGTCATCGCAACGGTTTCTGCCCCCCCCCAAGACATGATTTTTGAGCAGGATCCGGTACAGATTTTGGATGCCCTGTTGCCCCTTTATTTGAATAACCAATTACTGCGGGCCTTACAAGAATCAGCTGCCAGTGAGTTGGCAGCCCGCATGACTGCCATGAACAACGCTAGCGACAATGCCAGCGAGTTAATCCGCTCTTTAGGTCTCTCCTACAACAAAGCCCGTCAAGCAGCCATTACTCAAGAGATTTTAGAGGTAGTAGCGGGAGCGCAAGCCCTATAG